A part of Corynebacterium lactis RW2-5 genomic DNA contains:
- a CDS encoding WXG100 family type VII secretion target, with the protein MTNIFATESSQMRTTAGDVDGVNAEVQGELSRIRGVVDGLAGDWRGQAKAAFDDLMLRWDDAAMRLSSALTDIAENIRANSTSFDEGEQEGTQAFNRVGAAGSSLLNL; encoded by the coding sequence GTGACAAACATTTTTGCAACTGAGTCATCGCAGATGAGGACTACGGCGGGTGATGTCGATGGCGTCAACGCCGAGGTCCAAGGAGAGCTTTCCCGAATCAGGGGCGTTGTTGATGGGCTCGCGGGGGATTGGCGTGGTCAGGCCAAGGCAGCATTCGACGATTTGATGCTCCGCTGGGATGACGCTGCGATGAGGCTCTCTTCGGCGCTGACCGATATCGCAGAAAACATCCGGGCTAATTCCACCAGCTTCGATGAGGGCGAACAGGAAGGTACGCAGGCGTTCAACCGCGTTGGCGCAGCCGGATCGTCGCTACTGAATCTGTAA
- a CDS encoding WXG100 family type VII secretion target, translating to MDTIHYGFGGINSAAEDIRSTSASIAELLGDLKSRIQPMVATWEGDSADSYQAAQREWDTAAEELNQILNTIAGAVSEGSDRMADINRRAAASWG from the coding sequence ATGGATACTATTCACTACGGTTTTGGCGGCATTAACAGTGCGGCCGAGGACATCCGGTCCACTTCGGCTTCGATTGCTGAGCTGTTGGGAGACCTGAAGTCGCGAATCCAGCCGATGGTGGCGACGTGGGAAGGCGATTCCGCAGATTCCTACCAGGCCGCGCAGCGTGAGTGGGATACGGCGGCTGAAGAACTCAACCAGATTCTGAACACCATCGCGGGGGCCGTCAGCGAGGGCAGCGATCGCATGGCCGATATCAACCGTCGTGCGGCGGCCAGCTGGGGCTAG
- the rplM gene encoding 50S ribosomal protein L13 has protein sequence MSTFHPKDGDIERKWYVIDATDVVLGRLATHAADLLRGKGKAYFAPNVDCGDHVIIINADKVHVSSNKREREMRYRHSGFPGGLKSMTLGRSLEVHPERVIAEAIEGMMPHNKLSRASIKKLHVFAGSEHPYAGQQPENYEIKAVAQ, from the coding sequence TTGTCTACTTTCCACCCGAAGGACGGTGACATCGAGCGCAAGTGGTACGTCATCGACGCTACCGATGTTGTTCTCGGCCGTCTGGCTACTCATGCCGCAGATCTGCTGCGCGGTAAGGGCAAGGCTTACTTCGCCCCCAACGTCGACTGCGGTGACCACGTCATCATCATCAACGCCGACAAGGTGCACGTCTCCTCTAACAAGCGGGAACGTGAGATGCGCTACCGCCACTCGGGCTTCCCGGGCGGTCTGAAGTCGATGACCCTGGGTCGTTCCCTCGAGGTTCACCCGGAGCGCGTTATCGCTGAGGCTATTGAGGGCATGATGCCGCACAACAAGCTTTCGCGTGCGTCCATCAAAAAGCTGCACGTCTTCGCCGGTTCTGAGCACCCGTACGCCGGTCAGCAGCCTGAAAACTACGAGATCAAGGCGGTGGCACAGTGA
- the rpsI gene encoding 30S ribosomal protein S9 has product MTNPQDVNENQNVESTEASYDDVQAAAAAATEEFTSSIGDAVATESVEAEAAPAAPLTLDRPIQTVGRRKRAVARVVLTAGSGKIVCNGREIEDYFPNKLHQQEIKDPLVLVEREAQFDIKANIHGGGPSGQAGALRLAIARALNEFNPEERGVLKKAGFLTRDARAVERKKAGLHKARRAPQYSKR; this is encoded by the coding sequence GTGACCAACCCACAGGACGTTAACGAGAACCAGAACGTAGAGTCCACCGAGGCTTCCTACGACGACGTTCAGGCTGCAGCTGCTGCCGCCACCGAGGAGTTCACCTCCTCCATCGGCGATGCTGTTGCAACCGAGTCCGTCGAGGCTGAGGCAGCTCCGGCTGCTCCGCTGACCCTGGATCGCCCGATTCAGACCGTTGGTCGCCGTAAGCGCGCTGTCGCCCGCGTCGTACTGACCGCCGGCTCCGGCAAGATTGTCTGCAACGGCCGCGAGATCGAGGATTATTTCCCGAACAAGCTGCACCAGCAGGAGATCAAGGACCCGCTGGTTCTGGTTGAGCGCGAGGCTCAGTTCGACATCAAGGCCAACATCCACGGTGGTGGCCCGTCCGGTCAGGCAGGTGCTCTGCGCCTGGCTATCGCTCGTGCACTCAACGAGTTCAACCCGGAGGAGCGCGGCGTTCTGAAGAAGGCTGGATTCCTCACCCGCGATGCTCGTGCCGTCGAGCGCAAGAAGGCTGGTCTGCACAAGGCCCGTCGTGCACCGCAGTACTCGAAGCGTTAA
- a CDS encoding acyltransferase family protein, which translates to MISKHPFRIRRVPGIDGLRGLAVLAVVLYHFFGDIMPGGYVGVDLFFVLSGFLITSLLIRERAVTGRIDLKDFWLRRLRRIAPAAIFVLVVSIAAAGIIGGDPAVGLTTQFFGTLFFVNNWTQIAGSESYFADSGVQLLAHYWSLAVEEQFYVFWPLVFVALLAIGIKLRRLGYWAAAGAVASFFAMALQYDPAADPTRVYYGTDTHAFGLLIGATLALLLTSTSPKSTADSWPRIEPLLRDYFGSSAQAFVASSLPLIAMGTVLFTMPDTAAFTYNGGLVIASLLGACLLYLVIRGANPVHTIFNWSPMRWLGKVSFSLYLWHWPMIVLIREVLERNGWTQYQDVAALVGLATALGLSAWSFRYVETPIRRNGYRAWFESVKPKKSPAIAWRDYLLPAAGVAVVALAVFAMFTGPSMTRLEQQLELAAQQRAAAKKAEEAELAKRFMPRGDQITAIGDSVMLASQQALDEELPGIYIDAAVSRGYPAAPAIIEQMKAADTLDPFVVLGLGINQSAAASDDKLLDEILDSLGKDRIIVLINPYGDRAWMPQSEKEVIDAAKKRDNVYVADWCHGVRDDTSVLRGDLIHPTPDGAKIYAGAVKEAFRQYAENDKKIPGKCGV; encoded by the coding sequence GTGATTTCCAAGCACCCCTTCCGGATTCGCCGGGTACCCGGTATTGACGGGCTACGTGGTTTGGCGGTCCTCGCCGTGGTCCTTTACCACTTCTTCGGAGACATCATGCCCGGCGGATACGTTGGTGTGGACCTCTTCTTTGTCTTGTCCGGATTCCTTATTACCTCTCTGCTGATTCGCGAGCGCGCGGTCACGGGTCGTATTGACCTGAAAGATTTCTGGCTGCGCCGACTTCGTCGAATCGCCCCGGCGGCGATCTTTGTACTAGTTGTCTCAATCGCCGCCGCGGGAATCATTGGGGGAGACCCGGCAGTGGGCCTTACGACGCAGTTCTTCGGGACCTTGTTTTTCGTAAACAACTGGACCCAGATTGCAGGATCCGAGTCTTACTTCGCCGACTCTGGTGTGCAACTTTTGGCGCACTACTGGTCTCTGGCGGTGGAGGAACAGTTTTACGTGTTCTGGCCGCTGGTGTTCGTAGCGCTGCTGGCGATAGGGATTAAGCTCCGGCGCCTCGGCTATTGGGCGGCAGCCGGTGCGGTAGCTTCCTTCTTTGCAATGGCTCTACAGTATGATCCTGCCGCTGACCCGACCCGCGTCTACTACGGAACAGACACCCACGCGTTCGGGCTTTTGATTGGTGCAACGCTGGCACTGCTTTTGACCTCCACGTCGCCGAAATCGACGGCTGACTCGTGGCCGCGGATAGAGCCGCTGCTGCGGGACTACTTTGGCAGCTCTGCTCAGGCTTTCGTCGCCTCTAGTTTGCCTCTAATTGCGATGGGCACGGTCCTTTTCACGATGCCTGATACTGCAGCGTTTACCTACAACGGCGGACTGGTTATTGCCTCATTGTTGGGCGCGTGCCTTCTTTACCTAGTGATTCGTGGCGCAAACCCCGTCCACACGATTTTTAACTGGTCTCCGATGCGTTGGCTCGGAAAGGTGTCGTTTTCTCTCTACTTGTGGCATTGGCCGATGATTGTCCTCATCCGAGAGGTGCTTGAGCGCAATGGGTGGACCCAGTACCAGGATGTCGCCGCGCTAGTTGGTCTGGCAACTGCGCTGGGTCTGTCCGCATGGTCGTTCCGCTATGTCGAAACTCCGATTCGTCGCAATGGCTACCGCGCGTGGTTCGAGTCAGTAAAGCCAAAGAAGAGCCCTGCAATCGCGTGGAGGGATTACCTACTTCCAGCTGCTGGGGTGGCAGTCGTCGCACTGGCTGTTTTCGCGATGTTTACAGGTCCGTCAATGACTCGGCTGGAGCAGCAGCTCGAGCTTGCCGCCCAGCAGCGTGCAGCGGCGAAGAAGGCTGAGGAGGCGGAACTGGCAAAGCGCTTTATGCCGAGAGGCGATCAGATAACTGCCATCGGCGACTCGGTGATGCTGGCCTCTCAGCAGGCGCTCGATGAGGAGCTCCCAGGTATTTACATTGATGCCGCGGTCTCCCGTGGATACCCGGCGGCCCCGGCAATTATCGAGCAGATGAAAGCCGCGGATACCCTCGATCCGTTTGTCGTCCTGGGGTTGGGGATTAACCAGTCGGCGGCAGCTTCGGATGACAAGCTCCTAGACGAGATTTTGGATTCGCTCGGCAAGGACCGCATTATTGTCTTGATCAACCCCTATGGGGATCGCGCGTGGATGCCGCAGTCAGAAAAGGAAGTAATTGACGCCGCGAAGAAGAGGGACAACGTGTATGTCGCGGATTGGTGTCACGGTGTGCGCGACGACACTTCGGTTCTGCGCGGCGATTTAATTCACCCGACACCCGACGGTGCGAAGATCTACGCCGGCGCGGTGAAGGAAGCGTTCCGCCAGTATGCGGAAAACGACAAGAAGATTCCGGGCAAGTGCGGTGTTTAG
- a CDS encoding VanW family protein — MAKNQRKQGRRAPKIAVGVIVGVFVLFGVFFAVDYVLNKGHVPRGSTVAGVDISTLSSNQAEAKLEQSLGDIATRKIDLRAGQRLAVVDPASAGLSINWEETVAQAGKQTANPITWVRSFFSKHELDIVSDVDQGKFNAEVDRLAGELSVAPVDGAVSLKDGRVEESRPVIGQSVDKQELGEELSSEWLKPGGIDITPSVAAPAIGEEQVRQIADGEAKTAVSSPITAKGRDGINGIIPVERMGEVVTFVRDGEKLRADVNTDRAREILSEGLSASEVEVRNAQVSFAGGDKAVSPSVDGVEINWEDTLKDFAPRVTGEEGREFDAVYKDVPATFTTQQAEAARFDDVVGEFTTGGFTAESGTNIALTAQMVNGAFVAPGETFSLNGYTGPRGTAQGFVESGIILNGHADKAVGGGISQFATTLYNAAYFAGMEDVAHTAHSYYISRYPAGREATVFEGAIDLQFKNTSANPVIIESFVDGGQVTVRLKGVKTVDVESVNGGRWNYTSPQPMNLSGPTCSPSSGAQGFTTSDTRIIRDLAGNEISRQTQTTVYDPQPIVRCS; from the coding sequence GTGGCAAAAAATCAGCGTAAGCAGGGGCGTCGGGCGCCGAAAATCGCCGTCGGCGTTATCGTGGGCGTCTTCGTCCTCTTTGGCGTTTTTTTCGCCGTCGATTACGTCCTTAACAAGGGCCATGTCCCCCGTGGCTCGACGGTAGCGGGCGTGGACATCAGTACGCTGAGTTCGAATCAGGCGGAGGCGAAGCTGGAGCAATCGCTGGGCGATATCGCAACGAGGAAGATTGATCTTCGTGCCGGGCAGCGCTTGGCCGTGGTCGACCCTGCATCCGCGGGGTTGAGCATCAACTGGGAGGAGACGGTTGCCCAGGCCGGGAAGCAGACGGCAAACCCAATCACTTGGGTGCGTAGTTTCTTTAGCAAGCATGAGCTGGATATCGTCAGCGACGTCGATCAGGGCAAGTTCAATGCCGAGGTTGACCGTCTTGCGGGAGAACTCAGCGTCGCCCCAGTGGACGGCGCGGTGTCGCTCAAGGATGGCCGTGTGGAGGAGTCCCGCCCCGTGATTGGCCAGTCCGTCGATAAGCAGGAGCTGGGGGAGGAACTGTCCAGCGAGTGGCTGAAGCCCGGCGGCATCGACATCACCCCGTCGGTGGCGGCCCCGGCGATTGGTGAGGAGCAGGTAAGGCAGATTGCGGACGGTGAGGCGAAGACCGCGGTATCCTCGCCGATTACGGCCAAGGGCCGCGATGGCATCAACGGCATCATCCCGGTTGAGCGCATGGGGGAAGTTGTAACTTTCGTGCGCGATGGCGAGAAGCTGCGTGCCGACGTCAACACGGACCGGGCTCGCGAGATTCTCAGTGAGGGACTTAGCGCCTCGGAGGTTGAGGTGCGCAATGCGCAGGTTAGCTTCGCGGGCGGGGACAAGGCAGTGAGCCCGTCGGTGGATGGCGTGGAGATCAATTGGGAGGACACGCTTAAGGACTTCGCCCCGCGCGTCACAGGTGAGGAAGGGCGAGAGTTCGATGCCGTCTATAAGGACGTGCCGGCAACCTTCACCACTCAGCAGGCGGAGGCCGCGCGCTTCGACGATGTCGTGGGCGAGTTCACTACGGGTGGCTTCACCGCCGAGTCTGGAACGAACATTGCCCTGACTGCGCAGATGGTCAATGGTGCCTTCGTCGCGCCGGGCGAGACCTTCAGCTTGAATGGCTACACGGGTCCCCGCGGCACTGCTCAGGGGTTCGTCGAGTCGGGCATTATTCTCAACGGTCACGCGGACAAGGCCGTCGGTGGCGGCATCAGCCAGTTTGCGACGACTCTCTACAACGCCGCGTACTTCGCGGGGATGGAGGACGTGGCCCACACCGCGCACAGCTACTACATCTCCCGTTACCCGGCGGGCCGTGAAGCCACGGTCTTCGAGGGTGCAATCGACCTGCAGTTTAAGAACACCTCGGCGAACCCGGTCATCATTGAGTCCTTCGTCGACGGTGGCCAGGTCACTGTCCGGCTCAAGGGAGTCAAGACTGTGGATGTTGAGTCCGTTAACGGCGGCCGCTGGAACTACACGTCGCCGCAGCCGATGAACCTCTCGGGGCCGACGTGCTCGCCGTCATCGGGCGCGCAGGGCTTTACGACGTCGGATACGCGGATTATCCGCGACCTCGCTGGAAACGAGATTTCGCGCCAGACCCAGACCACCGTGTACGACCCGCAGCCGATTGTGCGTTGCAGCTAA
- the glmM gene encoding phosphoglucosamine mutase, with amino-acid sequence MARLFGTDGVRGLANKTLTAPLAMKLGAAAATVLTSGSNPSGRRPLAIVGRDPRVSGEMLAAALSAGMASQGVDVLRVGVLPTPAVAFLTDDYGADMGVMISASHNPMPDNGIKFFAAGGTKLDDAVEKEIEHALHNLQETGPTGTGVGRVIEEAPDGLDRYLFHLSRAVGAKLDGIRVVVDCANGAASQAAPMAYAAAGADVVAIHNKPNSYNINDGCGSTHIDVLRAAVVEHGADLGLAHDGDADRCLAVDSEGNLIDGDQIMAILAVSMKDEGLLHHNTLVATVMSNLGLKLAMQRNGITLRTTKVGDRYVLADLNAGGYSLGGEQSGHVVIPDHATTGDGTLTGLYLMSRMAQTGKSLAELASVMKVLPQTLINVPVSNKAVIMDSPEVKAAIARAEEKLGETGRVLLRPSGTEELFRVMVEAADAESARKIAGELAAVVASV; translated from the coding sequence ATGGCACGTCTTTTCGGAACTGACGGCGTCCGTGGACTGGCGAATAAGACGCTGACCGCGCCCCTGGCGATGAAGCTGGGCGCTGCTGCGGCGACGGTGCTGACGTCTGGCTCAAATCCCTCCGGGCGCCGGCCACTCGCTATCGTCGGGCGCGATCCCCGAGTTTCCGGCGAGATGCTGGCCGCGGCGTTGTCTGCGGGTATGGCCTCGCAGGGCGTTGACGTGCTCCGCGTCGGGGTACTGCCGACCCCCGCCGTCGCATTCCTTACGGATGACTACGGTGCCGACATGGGCGTTATGATTTCGGCGTCTCACAACCCGATGCCCGATAACGGAATCAAGTTTTTCGCCGCAGGCGGCACCAAGCTGGACGATGCGGTGGAGAAGGAGATTGAGCACGCTCTCCACAACCTGCAGGAGACCGGTCCGACCGGCACCGGCGTGGGGCGCGTTATTGAGGAGGCTCCGGACGGCCTCGACCGCTACCTCTTCCACCTCTCCCGCGCAGTTGGCGCCAAGCTGGATGGCATTCGTGTGGTCGTGGACTGCGCCAACGGCGCCGCATCGCAAGCCGCGCCCATGGCCTATGCGGCCGCGGGCGCTGACGTTGTCGCGATTCACAACAAGCCAAACTCTTACAACATCAACGATGGCTGCGGCTCTACCCACATCGATGTGCTCCGGGCTGCTGTGGTGGAGCACGGCGCGGACTTGGGGCTTGCTCACGACGGCGACGCCGACCGCTGCCTCGCGGTGGATTCCGAGGGCAACCTTATCGACGGTGACCAGATTATGGCTATCCTGGCGGTGTCGATGAAGGATGAGGGCCTGCTACACCACAACACGCTGGTGGCCACAGTAATGAGCAACCTTGGCCTGAAGTTGGCTATGCAGCGCAACGGCATCACGCTGCGCACGACAAAGGTCGGCGACCGCTACGTCCTGGCGGACCTTAATGCCGGCGGTTATTCGCTGGGCGGCGAGCAGTCGGGGCACGTGGTGATTCCGGATCACGCGACCACCGGAGACGGCACGCTGACCGGCCTGTACCTGATGTCCCGGATGGCCCAGACCGGCAAGTCCCTGGCCGAGCTGGCCAGCGTGATGAAGGTGCTGCCGCAGACGCTGATCAACGTACCGGTATCCAATAAGGCGGTCATCATGGACTCGCCGGAGGTCAAGGCTGCGATTGCCCGTGCGGAGGAGAAGCTGGGGGAGACTGGCCGCGTTCTGCTGCGCCCGTCCGGCACCGAGGAGCTCTTCCGAGTGATGGTCGAGGCTGCTGACGCTGAGTCCGCTCGCAAGATTGCGGGCGAGTTAGCTGCCGTGGTGGCATCCGTCTAA
- the idi gene encoding isopentenyl-diphosphate Delta-isomerase, with the protein MNNSLENIQARFAPGEADIQVEVVDTEGRVLGTVGKLEAHVPPGILHRAFSLFLFDHDGRMLLQRRAKAKYHSPLLLTNATCSHPLPGEPVADAVERRAKEELGADVSDLEEIGIVTYRVDDDRTGLSEHEYNHVYAGYVDTDSIDLNPDEVDEIVYVTPAELATRRANEPMTQWFNHVWGVGAEKFSKFGFDIEGIAGIHGPEEAVAAARSVQTDER; encoded by the coding sequence ATGAACAACTCCCTAGAGAACATCCAGGCGCGTTTTGCCCCAGGCGAGGCCGATATTCAGGTCGAGGTCGTCGACACTGAGGGCCGGGTACTGGGTACGGTAGGCAAGCTTGAAGCTCATGTTCCCCCGGGAATCCTTCACCGTGCTTTCTCTCTCTTTCTCTTCGACCACGACGGCCGCATGCTCCTGCAGCGCCGCGCGAAGGCGAAGTACCATTCGCCGCTTCTGCTGACGAATGCCACCTGCTCCCACCCGCTTCCGGGAGAGCCCGTCGCCGATGCCGTCGAAAGGCGGGCGAAAGAGGAGCTGGGTGCGGATGTGTCCGACTTGGAGGAGATAGGCATCGTCACATACCGCGTTGACGACGATCGCACAGGCCTGTCGGAGCACGAGTACAACCACGTCTACGCAGGGTATGTAGACACCGACAGCATTGACTTAAACCCTGACGAGGTCGACGAGATCGTCTACGTAACACCTGCCGAACTCGCCACTCGCCGCGCGAATGAGCCGATGACCCAGTGGTTCAATCACGTGTGGGGTGTGGGCGCTGAGAAGTTTTCTAAGTTCGGCTTCGATATCGAAGGCATCGCCGGGATTCATGGCCCGGAGGAAGCCGTTGCAGCGGCCCGTTCTGTCCAGACGGACGAAAGGTAG
- the mvk gene encoding mevalonate kinase encodes MTSVDDTEDMATGEFYALANEQGAAFGEAHAKSILMGEHSVVYGQPAIALPVTSLRTMAWIDRVEDSPVLFSMDGEVISIDELPNRFASIAAATRAALRKFGLPEQDLLIRLRSGIPPAAGLGGSAAVAHAVIDAVRDLADGALTEAERFELVQEAERVAHGNPSGLDATATRAAGPVYFQRGKFHPLRVGKKMWLVIGDTGVRGSTSIAVARVRGFVDSHRVRGQQLLDDLGDLTDAAVRHLAKGDITRLGQRMNAAQSALDELGVGHETISDLVTAARLAGASGAKLTGAGCGGCVIALADSVDHADLIAHAMMGANAVATWTVEVNPS; translated from the coding sequence GTGACCAGCGTAGATGATACGGAGGATATGGCTACCGGGGAGTTTTACGCACTCGCAAATGAGCAGGGCGCGGCCTTCGGAGAAGCCCATGCCAAGTCCATTCTGATGGGCGAGCACTCGGTGGTGTATGGCCAGCCTGCCATCGCTCTGCCGGTGACTTCCCTGCGCACGATGGCGTGGATCGACCGGGTCGAGGATTCACCGGTCCTATTTTCCATGGACGGCGAGGTCATTAGCATCGATGAGCTGCCAAATCGGTTTGCCTCGATTGCGGCGGCCACGCGTGCTGCTCTCCGCAAGTTCGGCCTGCCTGAGCAGGATTTGCTGATTCGCCTACGCTCGGGAATTCCGCCGGCCGCCGGACTCGGAGGTTCCGCCGCGGTGGCTCACGCGGTCATCGACGCTGTCCGCGACCTAGCTGATGGCGCCCTGACCGAGGCCGAGCGTTTCGAGCTAGTGCAGGAGGCCGAGCGCGTTGCTCACGGCAACCCGTCCGGGCTCGACGCCACGGCCACCCGCGCGGCCGGTCCCGTGTACTTCCAGCGTGGGAAGTTCCATCCGCTGCGGGTCGGCAAGAAGATGTGGCTGGTCATCGGAGATACTGGCGTGCGCGGTTCCACGTCCATCGCCGTGGCGCGTGTGCGAGGATTCGTCGATTCCCACCGAGTCCGCGGGCAGCAGCTGCTCGACGATTTGGGTGATCTTACCGACGCCGCTGTACGGCACCTGGCCAAGGGCGATATCACGCGCCTTGGGCAACGTATGAATGCTGCGCAGTCCGCCCTCGATGAGCTGGGTGTCGGGCATGAGACCATCAGCGATTTGGTGACCGCGGCTCGCCTAGCGGGAGCCTCGGGCGCGAAGTTGACCGGCGCCGGCTGCGGTGGTTGTGTCATCGCTCTTGCCGATTCCGTCGATCACGCCGATCTCATCGCGCACGCGATGATGGGCGCGAATGCAGTTGCTACCTGGACCGTGGAGGTTAATCCGTCGTGA
- the mvaD gene encoding diphosphomevalonate decarboxylase — translation MSVSATAVAHPNIALIKYWGKRDEAMQLPATGSLSLTLGIAPTTTTVTLSDDPKVAADLGTLNGEEMRGKDLARVQKFLDLVRERAGSQAYAQVDSVNEIPTGAGLASSASGFAALTLAAAKAFGLDYSKAELSALARRGSGSASRSIFGGLVEWLPGHDDASSHAVELDNPGLELSLVVAVLSPGRKKIDSRAAMRQTVATSPFFSAWVEQVPRDIEEMKAAIAAADFTAVGSLAEANAMRMHATMLGALPPVRYWNSDSVAALDLVASLREEGTECYATMDAGPNVKVICRSGDAEAIACRFRSEFDGIDVLVSGSGPGAYLM, via the coding sequence GTGAGTGTTAGTGCTACCGCCGTTGCGCATCCGAACATTGCCCTGATCAAGTATTGGGGCAAGCGGGACGAGGCTATGCAGCTGCCCGCCACTGGCAGCCTGTCCCTGACACTGGGAATCGCTCCGACGACTACCACCGTCACTCTTTCCGACGACCCCAAGGTCGCCGCCGACCTCGGCACGCTCAACGGGGAGGAGATGCGCGGCAAGGACCTGGCCCGAGTCCAGAAGTTCTTGGACCTCGTTCGCGAGCGCGCAGGCAGCCAGGCCTACGCTCAGGTCGACAGCGTCAACGAGATTCCGACGGGCGCGGGGCTGGCCTCCTCGGCATCCGGTTTCGCCGCGTTGACCTTGGCTGCGGCGAAGGCCTTCGGTTTGGATTATTCGAAGGCCGAGTTGTCGGCGCTGGCGCGGAGGGGATCCGGCTCGGCGAGCCGCTCCATCTTCGGTGGCCTCGTGGAGTGGCTGCCGGGGCACGACGACGCCTCCAGCCACGCGGTGGAGCTGGACAACCCCGGGCTGGAATTGAGCCTTGTTGTTGCGGTGCTCTCGCCCGGTCGCAAGAAGATTGACAGTCGCGCCGCTATGCGCCAGACGGTGGCGACATCCCCGTTCTTCTCTGCGTGGGTAGAGCAGGTACCCCGCGACATTGAGGAGATGAAGGCCGCTATTGCCGCAGCCGATTTCACGGCGGTGGGATCGCTGGCGGAGGCCAACGCGATGCGAATGCACGCGACAATGCTGGGGGCGCTGCCACCGGTGCGCTACTGGAACTCCGACTCGGTCGCCGCGCTGGATCTTGTTGCTAGCCTGCGCGAGGAGGGCACAGAATGCTACGCGACGATGGATGCGGGCCCGAATGTAAAAGTGATCTGCCGCAGCGGTGACGCCGAGGCGATTGCTTGTCGTTTCCGTTCGGAGTTCGACGGCATCGATGTGCTGGTCTCTGGCTCGGGGCCGGGCGCGTACCTGATGTAA
- a CDS encoding phosphomevalonate kinase, which translates to MTSIGRGCGKLYLTGEFAVMSTLGAAVIAGVNRYVSATATLVSTDSDETTGIVHSAYYDEQGRRLSGGVLEGEQDIVAHAISLVYRLGVQRGARWARYAVDIDIVSGLDDKASGQKFGLGSSGAVAVAVVRAVASEIGLALSDLEVFKLAFLATIASGAAGSGGDIACSSHGGVVFYRRPEPDALVELSALAATDPAGALARKWPNLQIESRADLSELSLLVGWTGTPVKTDSQLAKAGPVDEVRTADGGRFVTAVASLSEKLWRGLAEHDRVACMEALWENRRLLQDYESQRGVCIETDRLERLADIANAHGAAGKSSGSGGGDCGIAVLPSGGDAQTILRQWASAGIRPLDLELAVDFKTQVFNKQNSRITRKGL; encoded by the coding sequence GTGACCAGTATCGGCCGCGGGTGCGGCAAGCTGTATCTGACCGGAGAGTTCGCGGTTATGTCCACATTGGGTGCAGCTGTAATCGCAGGCGTAAACCGCTACGTATCCGCAACGGCCACGCTGGTCTCCACGGATTCGGATGAGACAACCGGCATCGTGCACTCGGCGTACTACGACGAGCAGGGCAGGCGTCTGTCCGGCGGAGTCCTGGAGGGAGAGCAGGACATAGTCGCGCACGCGATTTCGCTGGTCTATCGCCTTGGCGTCCAGCGTGGGGCCCGGTGGGCCCGGTACGCCGTGGATATCGACATCGTTTCGGGGCTAGACGATAAGGCGAGTGGCCAGAAGTTCGGGCTCGGCTCCTCCGGCGCTGTTGCTGTTGCGGTTGTACGAGCTGTAGCCAGCGAGATTGGTCTTGCTCTGAGCGACCTCGAGGTGTTCAAGTTAGCTTTCTTGGCCACGATTGCATCGGGCGCGGCCGGCTCGGGCGGTGATATCGCCTGCTCGAGTCACGGGGGAGTGGTGTTCTACCGACGCCCCGAGCCTGATGCTCTGGTCGAGTTATCGGCTCTGGCCGCCACCGACCCTGCCGGTGCGCTAGCGAGAAAGTGGCCGAACCTGCAGATTGAGTCCAGGGCGGACTTATCCGAGCTCTCCCTGCTGGTCGGGTGGACTGGAACCCCGGTGAAGACCGATTCGCAGCTGGCCAAAGCGGGGCCGGTGGACGAGGTTCGCACCGCTGACGGTGGGCGATTTGTGACCGCGGTGGCGTCGTTAAGTGAGAAGCTCTGGCGCGGCCTGGCCGAGCACGACCGGGTGGCATGCATGGAGGCGCTGTGGGAAAACCGCAGGCTGCTGCAGGACTACGAGAGTCAGCGGGGCGTGTGCATTGAGACGGATCGCCTCGAGCGGCTGGCTGATATCGCGAATGCGCACGGTGCGGCGGGCAAGAGTAGCGGCTCGGGCGGGGGAGACTGCGGAATCGCGGTGCTGCCGTCAGGTGGCGACGCCCAGACGATTCTTCGTCAATGGGCCTCGGCGGGGATTAGGCCACTCGACCTCGAACTGGCCGTAGACTTTAAGACGCAAGTTTTTAACAAGCAGAACAGCAGAATTACAAGAAAGGGCCTCTAG